One stretch of Microvirga lotononidis DNA includes these proteins:
- a CDS encoding zinc-dependent alcohol dehydrogenase family protein — translation MKAVLFEQFGQPPRVQNVPDPTPSAEGVVIKVEATGLCRSDWHGWMGHDPDVVLPHVPGHELAGTVLATGEQVTRWKKGDRVTVPFVGGCGHCHECHSGNHQVCEQQFQPGFTAWGSFAEYVAVDYADTNLVALPDELDFATAASLGCRFVTSFRAIVDQGRVKPGEWVAVHGCGGVGLSAIMIASAMGANVIAVDLTDEKLAFARTMGAVATVNARDAADVVGAVREITKGGAHVSIDALGHPATCFNSIANLRRRGRHVQVGLMVGEHARAQVPMAQIIAHELEVYGSHGMQAFRYQDMMAMIRTGKLAPQKLVGQHIGLDEAPAALMAMDRFEGLGISVITRF, via the coding sequence ATGAAAGCGGTTCTCTTCGAGCAGTTCGGTCAGCCGCCGCGCGTGCAGAACGTGCCGGATCCGACGCCCTCGGCGGAGGGAGTCGTGATCAAGGTGGAAGCGACGGGCCTGTGCCGGAGCGACTGGCACGGCTGGATGGGGCACGATCCGGACGTGGTGCTGCCGCACGTGCCGGGACATGAGCTGGCCGGCACCGTTCTCGCGACGGGCGAGCAGGTGACGCGCTGGAAGAAGGGCGACCGCGTGACCGTGCCGTTCGTGGGCGGCTGCGGGCATTGCCACGAGTGCCATTCGGGCAATCACCAGGTCTGCGAGCAGCAGTTCCAGCCGGGCTTCACCGCCTGGGGTTCCTTCGCCGAATACGTGGCGGTCGATTATGCGGACACCAATCTCGTGGCCCTTCCCGACGAACTCGACTTCGCCACCGCCGCGAGCCTCGGCTGCCGCTTCGTGACGTCGTTCCGCGCCATCGTCGACCAGGGCCGGGTGAAGCCCGGCGAGTGGGTGGCCGTGCATGGATGCGGCGGCGTGGGCTTGTCCGCTATCATGATCGCCAGCGCCATGGGGGCGAACGTGATCGCCGTCGATCTCACCGACGAGAAGCTCGCCTTCGCCCGGACGATGGGCGCGGTGGCGACCGTCAATGCGCGCGACGCCGCCGACGTGGTCGGCGCGGTGAGGGAGATCACCAAGGGCGGCGCGCATGTGTCCATCGACGCCTTGGGTCATCCGGCGACCTGCTTCAATTCCATCGCGAATCTGCGCCGACGCGGGCGCCACGTTCAGGTCGGCCTGATGGTGGGAGAGCACGCCCGCGCGCAGGTGCCGATGGCGCAGATCATCGCCCATGAGCTGGAAGTCTACGGCAGCCATGGCATGCAGGCCTTCCGCTACCAGGACATGATGGCCATGATCCGCACCGGCAAGCTCGCGCCGCAGAAGCTCGTCGGGCAGCATATCGGCCTCGACGAGGCCCCCGCCGCCCTCATGGCGATGGACCGGTTCGAGGGGCTGGGAATCAGCGTCATCACGCGCTTCTGA
- a CDS encoding ATP phosphoribosyltransferase regulatory subunit has translation MTETDAIVTLITLFEREGYARIEPPVLQPADVFIDLSGEDIRRRMFVTQDASGAELCLRPEYTIPVCLHHLHRHGAQPSGYSYGGPVFRMRPGESGEFLQAGLESIGRKDVSAVDAEILALALDGLKQFGGPAPVVKLGDMGLLHALIDALGIAPAAKRRVIRAIVSGQGLASLAEPDAPGAQEHAGLLAAIEGQAPQAAKAFVEDILSIAGIARVGGRSAGEIAERFLARAANRTGLPDDARQVLERYLTIAGDPDQAAHAVRTLAKDSALDLDAALSLFEARTGFMAARGLDVSSFSFAATFARNLDYYTGFIFEVQDPRRGDGKPVVGGGRYDHLLEHLGADAPIPAVGCSFWLDRIVGRP, from the coding sequence GTGACGGAGACGGATGCCATTGTTACGCTGATCACGCTGTTCGAGCGTGAGGGCTATGCGCGGATCGAGCCGCCGGTGTTGCAGCCGGCGGACGTGTTCATCGATCTTTCGGGCGAGGACATCCGGCGGCGCATGTTCGTGACGCAGGATGCCTCGGGAGCGGAGCTGTGCCTGCGGCCCGAATACACGATCCCGGTCTGCCTGCATCATCTCCATCGGCACGGTGCCCAGCCCTCCGGCTATTCCTACGGCGGACCGGTTTTCCGCATGCGCCCGGGCGAGAGCGGCGAGTTCCTGCAGGCGGGCCTCGAATCCATCGGCCGCAAGGACGTCTCGGCGGTCGATGCGGAAATTCTCGCCCTTGCCCTGGACGGCCTCAAGCAGTTCGGCGGCCCGGCCCCCGTCGTGAAGCTGGGCGACATGGGCCTGCTCCATGCCCTGATCGATGCCTTGGGCATCGCGCCGGCCGCCAAAAGACGGGTCATCCGAGCCATCGTGTCGGGCCAGGGACTGGCGAGCCTTGCCGAGCCCGACGCGCCCGGCGCCCAGGAGCATGCAGGCCTGCTCGCAGCCATCGAGGGACAGGCCCCCCAGGCCGCCAAGGCCTTCGTGGAGGACATCCTGTCGATCGCGGGCATTGCCCGGGTCGGCGGGCGCAGCGCGGGCGAGATCGCCGAGCGCTTTCTGGCCCGCGCCGCGAACCGCACCGGACTGCCCGACGACGCCCGGCAGGTGCTGGAGCGCTATCTGACCATCGCGGGCGACCCGGACCAGGCGGCCCATGCGGTGAGAACCCTCGCCAAGGATTCGGCCCTCGATCTCGACGCGGCGCTGAGCCTCTTCGAGGCGCGCACCGGCTTCATGGCCGCCCGGGGACTCGATGTGAGCTCCTTCTCCTTCGCTGCCACCTTCGCCCGCAATCTCGACTACTACACGGGCTTCATCTTCGAGGTGCAGGACCCGCGCCGCGGCGACGGCAAACCGGTCGTGGGCGGCGGACGCTACGACCACCTGCTCGAACATCTCGGCGCCGATGCGCCGATCCCGGCGGTCGGCTGCTCCTTCTGGCTCGACCGTATCGTGGGGAGGCCCTGA
- the hisG gene encoding ATP phosphoribosyltransferase: MTDSPLILAVPSKGRLQENAAAFFARAGLVFTQSRGARDYRGTLAGVPDVEVAFLSASEIVSQLASGTAHLGITGEDLIREQIADADEAVELLTPLGFGHANVVVAVPQAWIDVRTMADLDEVAADLRARHGTKMRVATKYVNLTRRFFADKGVADYRIVESLGATEGAPSAGSAELIVDITTTGATLAANALKILDDGVMLRSEANLVASARAPWTNRARAAATAVLTRIAAEEEARTSREVRAALDPARASALVSLAKEHGATLPYGNALGREVVLHCRAATVFEIVAALQGIGAQDVTVRAFDYLFRPTNALTERLLRRIG, from the coding sequence ATGACCGATTCCCCTCTGATCCTGGCCGTTCCCTCGAAGGGGCGCCTGCAGGAAAACGCGGCCGCGTTCTTCGCCCGGGCCGGTCTCGTCTTCACCCAGTCCCGGGGCGCCCGGGACTATCGCGGCACGCTTGCCGGGGTGCCCGACGTGGAGGTCGCCTTCCTGTCGGCCTCCGAGATCGTGAGCCAGCTCGCCAGCGGCACGGCTCATCTCGGCATCACCGGGGAGGACCTGATCCGCGAGCAGATCGCCGATGCGGACGAGGCGGTGGAGCTGCTCACCCCGCTGGGTTTCGGCCATGCCAATGTGGTCGTCGCCGTGCCGCAGGCCTGGATCGACGTACGGACCATGGCCGACCTCGACGAGGTCGCGGCCGATCTTCGCGCGCGCCACGGCACCAAGATGCGGGTCGCGACCAAATACGTGAACCTCACCCGCCGGTTCTTCGCCGATAAGGGCGTGGCCGATTACCGGATCGTCGAGAGCCTGGGCGCCACCGAGGGTGCGCCGAGCGCGGGCTCGGCGGAGCTGATCGTCGACATCACCACGACGGGCGCCACGCTGGCGGCCAATGCCCTGAAGATCCTCGATGATGGTGTGATGCTGCGCTCCGAGGCCAATCTCGTCGCCTCGGCGCGCGCGCCCTGGACGAACCGGGCCCGGGCCGCGGCGACCGCCGTCCTGACCCGCATCGCCGCCGAGGAAGAGGCCCGGACCAGCCGCGAGGTCCGCGCGGCGCTCGATCCGGCGCGGGCTTCCGCGCTCGTGTCGCTCGCCAAGGAACACGGCGCTACCCTGCCCTACGGGAACGCGCTGGGCCGGGAGGTCGTGCTGCATTGCCGGGCCGCGACGGTGTTCGAGATCGTGGCGGCCCTGCAGGGAATCGGCGCGCAGGATGTCACGGTGCGGGCTTTCGATTATCTGTTCCGCCCCACCAATGCTCTCACCGAACGGCTCCTGCGGCGGATCGGATAG
- a CDS encoding META domain-containing protein, producing the protein MNALRLATCLVALAAVSGAHAQSAATLGRPAGPTRQVDNKVPQPGEGGKIFPLNSAWVAVSLNGKPFTGERPSFRLDDQLRATGFSGCNTYATAAYPLREQGLAVGPFALTKKSCDKSTMALEQAFLVALRSSGKWDIQGRNLIIQTQNGGRLILERSL; encoded by the coding sequence ATGAACGCGCTTCGACTTGCGACATGTCTGGTGGCCCTCGCGGCCGTCTCGGGAGCTCATGCCCAATCGGCCGCAACCCTCGGCCGACCGGCCGGCCCGACCCGTCAGGTGGATAACAAGGTCCCGCAGCCCGGCGAGGGAGGCAAGATCTTCCCGCTGAATTCCGCCTGGGTGGCCGTCAGCCTGAACGGCAAGCCGTTCACTGGCGAGCGCCCGAGCTTCAGGCTCGACGACCAGCTCCGGGCCACCGGCTTCAGCGGCTGCAACACCTACGCCACCGCGGCCTATCCCCTGCGCGAGCAGGGCCTGGCCGTCGGGCCCTTCGCCCTGACGAAGAAGAGCTGCGACAAGTCCACGATGGCTCTCGAGCAGGCCTTTCTGGTCGCCCTCCGCTCCTCGGGCAAATGGGACATCCAGGGCCGCAACCTGATCATCCAGACCCAGAACGGCGGCCGGCTGATCCTGGAGCGCTCGCTCTGA
- a CDS encoding ABC transporter ATP-binding protein/permease: protein MIKASIALAILGLGVLAASLSGAVAVPFYLPLSTLALAGIVYIGRDIPKFLRIFLAMVSVTHIVLVLLVLGATSGLITGDYTGYVPPPSAALGATAFGAIIYGLSHVPVVRTICRITDLYLESQADSVIRMPFLGLVRAREGTIGTWMIAILIAINLAQVALNVRLSFFSRDMFNALQDKDASAFWYQLFVIFTPLAAVFVAMALTEVLLQNVLSIRWRAFLNTYYLREWLGDGTHYRMQIMGRGADNPDQRISEDLRKFVESTYSLSVGLMNQAATLVSFVAILWTISAGFTFPGTSWEVPGLLVWVCAGYAILGTWVTHLIGRPLIALNFEQERVEANYRFSLARLREYTEQVALLSGEQAERESLGRRFGQIVDNYMRIVFRLIKLNTFTSAYFQANVVVPYILTAPYYFIGKISLGQMQQVVGAFSRVESALTYFITIYTTLADYKAVLDRLTTFEGAIASAQRVGGESKLLVNEASGRELRLKDLDVRLPDGHALMHTDALTFRPGERTLMTGPSGSGKSTLFRAIAGIWPFGEGQVLVPEGQTMMLLPQRPYIPIGTLREAVVYPGRAESYEDGQITEALRSARLPQIAERLDEDRNWAQTLSLGEQQRLAVARALLAKPDWLFLDEATAALDEPTEGEIYRIIREKLPNTTVVSIGHRSTLTAYHDRRVDMKKTDGGLSTPVDLRQAEPAE from the coding sequence ATGATCAAGGCGAGCATTGCGCTGGCAATCCTGGGTCTGGGCGTTCTGGCGGCCTCCCTGTCCGGAGCGGTGGCCGTTCCGTTCTACCTGCCCCTCTCGACCCTGGCGCTGGCCGGGATCGTCTATATCGGACGGGACATCCCGAAATTCCTGCGCATCTTCCTCGCGATGGTGTCGGTGACGCACATCGTGCTCGTCCTGCTCGTCCTCGGGGCCACGTCGGGACTGATCACGGGCGACTATACGGGGTACGTCCCGCCGCCCTCAGCCGCGCTGGGCGCGACCGCCTTCGGGGCCATCATCTACGGGCTGTCCCATGTGCCGGTCGTCCGCACCATCTGCCGGATCACCGATCTCTATCTCGAATCCCAGGCGGACAGCGTCATCCGCATGCCCTTCCTGGGGCTCGTAAGGGCTCGCGAAGGCACCATCGGCACCTGGATGATCGCGATCCTCATCGCGATCAACCTGGCCCAGGTGGCCCTCAACGTCCGCCTCAGCTTCTTCTCGCGCGACATGTTCAATGCCTTGCAGGATAAGGACGCCAGCGCTTTCTGGTATCAGCTCTTCGTGATCTTCACGCCACTGGCGGCCGTGTTCGTGGCCATGGCGCTGACCGAGGTGCTGCTGCAGAACGTGCTCTCCATCCGCTGGCGCGCCTTCCTCAACACCTATTATCTGCGCGAGTGGCTCGGCGACGGGACGCATTACCGGATGCAGATCATGGGCCGCGGCGCGGACAACCCGGACCAGCGCATCTCGGAAGACCTGCGCAAATTCGTCGAAAGCACTTATTCCCTGTCCGTCGGCCTCATGAACCAGGCTGCGACCCTCGTGTCCTTCGTGGCCATCCTCTGGACGATCTCGGCGGGCTTCACCTTCCCGGGGACGAGCTGGGAGGTGCCGGGTCTGCTCGTCTGGGTCTGCGCCGGTTACGCCATCCTGGGCACCTGGGTGACGCATCTCATCGGCCGGCCGCTGATCGCTCTCAACTTCGAGCAGGAGCGCGTGGAGGCGAACTACCGCTTCTCCCTGGCGCGCCTGCGCGAATATACGGAGCAGGTGGCTCTCCTCTCCGGCGAGCAGGCCGAGCGGGAGAGCCTTGGACGGCGGTTCGGGCAGATCGTCGACAACTACATGCGGATCGTGTTCCGCCTCATCAAGCTCAACACCTTCACCTCGGCCTATTTCCAGGCCAACGTGGTGGTGCCCTACATCCTGACGGCGCCCTATTACTTCATCGGCAAGATCTCGCTGGGCCAGATGCAGCAGGTGGTCGGCGCATTCTCGCGGGTCGAGTCGGCCCTGACCTACTTCATCACGATCTATACGACGCTCGCGGACTATAAGGCCGTGCTCGACCGTCTCACCACCTTCGAGGGCGCGATCGCGTCCGCCCAGCGGGTCGGTGGCGAGAGCAAGCTCCTCGTGAACGAAGCGTCCGGCCGGGAGCTCCGCCTGAAGGATCTCGACGTGCGCCTGCCCGACGGCCATGCCCTGATGCACACGGATGCCCTGACCTTCCGTCCGGGAGAGCGAACCCTCATGACCGGCCCGTCTGGCTCGGGCAAGTCCACCCTGTTCCGTGCCATCGCCGGGATCTGGCCCTTCGGCGAAGGGCAGGTGCTGGTGCCCGAGGGGCAGACCATGATGCTGCTTCCGCAACGGCCCTACATTCCCATCGGGACGCTGCGCGAGGCCGTCGTCTATCCCGGCAGGGCCGAATCCTATGAGGACGGCCAGATCACGGAAGCTCTGCGCTCGGCCAGGCTGCCGCAGATCGCCGAGCGCCTCGACGAGGACCGCAACTGGGCCCAGACCCTCTCGCTCGGCGAGCAGCAGCGCCTCGCAGTCGCCCGGGCGCTCCTTGCGAAGCCCGACTGGCTGTTCCTGGACGAGGCGACCGCCGCCCTCGACGAGCCCACGGAAGGGGAGATCTACCGGATCATCCGGGAGAAGCTGCCGAACACGACCGTCGTGTCCATCGGCCACCGCTCGACTCTCACCGCCTATCACGACCGGCGCGTCGACATGAAGAAGACCGATGGCGGCCTCTCGACCCCGGTGGATCTGCGGCAGGCGGAACCCGCGGAGTAG
- a CDS encoding methionine ABC transporter ATP-binding protein, producing the protein MNAPLGYLGEQTAQRLIPAEPIVRLEKVSKTFPGRDGQPVTALQEINLAVPQGSILGVIGRSGAGKSTLIRLVNGLEKPTSGKVIVDGADIAALPEAALRHARRSIGMIFQHFNLLSSRTAAQNIALPLEVAGYDKAEIKTRVEELLALVGLTDKRNRYPSELSGGQKQRVGIARALATKPKVLLSDEATSALDPETTRSILDLLGRINDELGLTILLITHEMAVIRNIAREVAVIEGGRIVEQGDVFEVFTRPQHEVTRSFLADESGRALPPYVQSRLRAEATPGSQAVVRIGFRGPHATDPVLARLARDLNIETNILSGSVDEIAGRPFGTLVVGVPEQSLAVTLDFLNKHGLDTEVLGHVA; encoded by the coding sequence ATGAACGCCCCTCTCGGATATCTCGGCGAGCAGACCGCCCAGCGCCTGATCCCGGCGGAGCCCATCGTGCGCCTGGAGAAGGTATCGAAGACTTTCCCCGGACGTGACGGGCAGCCCGTGACGGCCCTGCAGGAGATCAATCTGGCCGTGCCTCAGGGCTCGATTCTCGGCGTGATCGGTCGGTCGGGCGCCGGCAAGTCGACCCTGATCCGCCTGGTGAACGGGCTTGAGAAGCCGACCTCCGGCAAGGTGATCGTCGACGGCGCCGACATCGCGGCCCTTCCCGAGGCCGCGCTTCGCCATGCCCGCCGCTCCATCGGCATGATCTTCCAGCACTTCAACCTGCTCTCATCGCGCACGGCGGCCCAGAACATCGCCCTGCCGCTCGAGGTCGCAGGCTACGACAAGGCCGAGATCAAGACCCGGGTCGAGGAGCTCCTGGCACTCGTCGGCCTCACGGACAAGCGCAACCGCTACCCTTCCGAACTCTCCGGCGGCCAGAAGCAGCGCGTCGGCATCGCCCGTGCGCTCGCCACCAAGCCCAAGGTTCTCCTGTCGGACGAGGCGACCTCGGCCCTCGACCCGGAGACCACCCGGTCGATCCTCGACCTGCTCGGCCGCATCAACGACGAGCTTGGCCTGACGATCCTGCTCATCACCCACGAGATGGCGGTGATCCGCAACATCGCCCGCGAGGTCGCGGTGATCGAAGGCGGGCGCATCGTCGAGCAGGGTGATGTGTTCGAGGTCTTCACCCGGCCGCAGCACGAAGTGACCCGCTCCTTCCTGGCCGACGAGTCCGGCCGCGCTCTGCCGCCCTACGTGCAGAGCAGGCTCAGAGCCGAAGCGACGCCCGGCAGCCAGGCGGTGGTTCGCATCGGTTTCCGTGGGCCCCACGCCACGGATCCGGTTCTCGCGCGACTTGCCCGCGATCTCAATATCGAGACCAACATCCTGTCGGGCTCGGTGGACGAGATCGCAGGCCGGCCCTTCGGCACCCTCGTGGTCGGCGTGCCGGAGCAATCCCTCGCCGTCACTCTCGATTTCCTGAACAAGCACGGTCTCGACACGGAGGTCCTCGGCCATGTCGCCTGA
- a CDS encoding methionine ABC transporter permease — translation MSPEMIRLIANSTGETLYMVAVAALIATLLGLPLGVFLATSGKGELFAAPWVNRVLGVVVNATRSTPFIILVVAIIPFTRLIAGTSIGTNAAIVPLTIAATPFIARLIEGAIREVDQGLIEAARAFGATPIQIVRKVLIPEALPGIVLGLTLAVVSLLGFSAMVGAVGGGGLGDLGIRYGYQRFMPEMMLAVVVVLIVLVQAVQSIGDRLARRLNKRIRHA, via the coding sequence ATGTCGCCTGAGATGATCCGCCTCATCGCCAATTCCACCGGCGAAACCCTCTACATGGTCGCAGTCGCGGCCCTGATCGCCACTCTCCTGGGCCTGCCCCTGGGCGTATTCCTCGCCACCTCCGGAAAGGGCGAGCTGTTCGCCGCCCCCTGGGTGAACCGCGTCCTCGGTGTCGTGGTCAACGCCACCCGCTCCACGCCCTTCATCATTCTGGTCGTCGCGATCATCCCCTTCACGCGCCTGATCGCCGGCACCTCCATCGGCACCAATGCGGCCATCGTGCCGCTGACCATCGCGGCCACACCCTTCATCGCGCGCCTCATCGAAGGCGCAATCCGTGAGGTGGATCAGGGGCTGATCGAGGCGGCGCGCGCCTTCGGGGCAACGCCGATCCAGATCGTGCGCAAGGTTCTGATCCCTGAAGCCCTGCCCGGCATCGTGCTCGGCCTGACGCTCGCGGTCGTGTCGCTCCTCGGGTTCTCGGCCATGGTCGGCGCGGTCGGCGGCGGCGGTCTCGGCGACCTCGGCATCCGTTACGGCTACCAGCGCTTCATGCCCGAGATGATGCTTGCCGTCGTGGTGGTGCTCATCGTCCTCGTCCAGGCCGTGCAGAGCATCGGCGATCGCCTCGCCCGCCGCCTCAACAAGCGCATCCGCCACGCCTGA
- a CDS encoding MetQ/NlpA family ABC transporter substrate-binding protein, whose amino-acid sequence MSLKKLGLAALFSLAALPALAQQTQTIRIGATPGPHAQILEAVKPIAAKKGLDIKIVEFSDYVVPNTALAGGDIEANSFQNQPYLDNQVADRGFKIESVALTVNFPIGIYSKKHKSLDALPNGATISIPNDPTNGGRALILLQDKGLIKLKEGTGYKPTPLDVTDNPKKIKFVEIEAAQGPRVLDDVDASVINTNYATSGGLDPVKDPIARENPKGPYVNIIAVRSEDKDKPWVKALVESYHTPEVKKFIEEKFKGSVLTSW is encoded by the coding sequence ATGTCCCTCAAGAAGCTGGGGCTTGCCGCCCTGTTCTCGCTTGCCGCCCTGCCCGCTCTTGCGCAGCAGACGCAGACCATTCGCATCGGCGCCACGCCCGGCCCGCATGCGCAGATCCTCGAAGCCGTGAAGCCCATCGCGGCGAAGAAGGGGCTCGACATCAAGATCGTCGAATTCTCCGATTACGTGGTGCCGAATACGGCCCTGGCGGGCGGCGACATCGAGGCGAACTCCTTCCAGAACCAGCCCTATCTCGACAATCAGGTGGCCGATCGCGGCTTCAAGATCGAGAGCGTCGCGCTCACCGTGAACTTCCCCATCGGAATCTACTCGAAGAAGCACAAGAGCCTCGATGCTCTCCCGAACGGTGCAACGATCTCGATCCCGAACGATCCGACCAATGGCGGGCGCGCCCTCATCCTTCTGCAGGACAAGGGCCTGATCAAGCTGAAGGAAGGCACCGGTTACAAGCCCACGCCGCTCGACGTCACGGACAACCCGAAGAAGATCAAGTTCGTCGAAATCGAGGCCGCGCAGGGACCGCGCGTGCTCGACGACGTGGATGCCTCGGTCATCAACACCAATTACGCGACATCCGGCGGACTCGATCCGGTAAAGGACCCCATCGCCCGTGAGAACCCGAAAGGTCCTTACGTGAACATCATCGCGGTGCGCAGCGAAGACAAGGACAAGCCCTGGGTGAAGGCCCTCGTCGAATCCTATCACACCCCCGAGGTAAAGAAGTTCATCGAGGAGAAGTTCAAGGGTTCCGTGCTGACCAGCTGGTAA
- a CDS encoding ABC transporter substrate-binding protein, protein MRVSLLGLALTTALCAAPLAARAQAPITIYCSILEEQCRVGVAAFEKATGAKATMVRKSTGETLAQIRAEASNPRADVWWGGPGDSHIQAAEEGLTVEYKSPKLPELHDWAQRFAEQAGYRATGTYLGALGIGYNTKVLESRGLPEPKCWADLIDPKYRDEVQVSDPNSSGTAYVFLASLVQLMGEDKAFDYMKSLHKNVNQYTKSGAAPVKAVALGETGIAIAFMHDMVTMIAEGAPVRTLAPCEGTGYETGSISVVKGGKNTETAQKFVDWALSAEAQKLVGADLKIYSIASNRNAPISPDAPKLSDMKLINYDTAKYGSVAERTRLLKKWDAEVKSAPK, encoded by the coding sequence ATGCGAGTATCACTGTTGGGCTTGGCCCTTACGACGGCCCTCTGCGCGGCCCCGTTGGCCGCGCGAGCCCAGGCGCCGATCACCATCTACTGCTCCATCCTCGAAGAGCAGTGCCGCGTCGGCGTCGCGGCCTTCGAGAAAGCCACGGGCGCGAAGGCCACGATGGTGCGCAAGAGCACCGGCGAAACCCTGGCGCAGATCAGGGCCGAAGCCTCGAATCCACGCGCGGACGTGTGGTGGGGCGGTCCCGGCGATTCCCATATTCAGGCGGCCGAAGAAGGGCTGACGGTCGAATACAAGTCGCCGAAGCTGCCCGAACTGCACGATTGGGCCCAGCGCTTTGCCGAGCAGGCCGGCTACCGCGCGACGGGAACATATCTCGGCGCGCTCGGCATTGGTTACAACACGAAGGTGCTCGAAAGCCGCGGGTTGCCGGAGCCGAAATGCTGGGCTGATCTAATCGATCCGAAATATCGCGACGAAGTGCAAGTTTCCGATCCGAACTCGTCCGGCACGGCCTATGTCTTCCTGGCTTCGCTCGTTCAGCTGATGGGTGAGGACAAGGCCTTCGACTACATGAAAAGCCTGCACAAGAACGTCAACCAATACACCAAGTCGGGGGCCGCTCCGGTCAAGGCCGTAGCACTGGGAGAAACCGGGATCGCCATCGCGTTCATGCACGACATGGTGACGATGATCGCCGAGGGGGCACCGGTGAGAACGCTCGCTCCCTGCGAGGGGACGGGTTACGAGACCGGCTCCATCTCCGTCGTGAAGGGCGGCAAGAATACGGAGACGGCGCAGAAATTCGTCGATTGGGCGCTCTCGGCCGAAGCGCAGAAACTCGTGGGCGCGGACCTGAAGATCTACTCGATCGCGTCCAACAGGAACGCTCCGATTTCACCGGATGCACCGAAGCTCTCGGACATGAAGCTGATCAACTACGACACCGCCAAATATGGCTCCGTGGCGGAACGGACGCGCCTGCTCAAGAAGTGGGACGCAGAGGTCAAGTCGGCTCCCAAATAG